From the genome of Cognaticolwellia beringensis, one region includes:
- a CDS encoding DUF4062 domain-containing protein — MPVGYKPSVFVSSTCFDLGQVRADIRELIETFGLDPVLSEYDSFPVSSSNDTIANCLQNVRDKADIFILIVGSRYGYQTENGQSITNLEYLEAKKKGIPVYVFINSDVMNILPIWKNSPEADFSSHVENKKVLEFVEQLTHFSSNWVYKFDSAKEIKSALTQQIPYLFMDALVARTKLTKNNLILPQNKYSVEAANIILDKPDFWEYKLFVELLNSYMQDLADKRFDLKYGISFNNNVVIDDVSEVMDWIGNQTDELINLIGISTILINEAAANAFGEPGVAGEHDKIQHVCQRFIEVYSRLIDWKLAFLTLKVEEEFDQILKMASCFADGPLSEIEDYCSRTYKYLYEAINEVSLGNKSVKLDFSFTFESPEMSGYKKEFDRLNHKYF; from the coding sequence ATGCCTGTAGGCTATAAACCATCAGTTTTTGTAAGTTCAACATGTTTTGATTTAGGGCAAGTAAGAGCTGATATAAGGGAGCTAATTGAAACTTTTGGTTTAGATCCTGTCCTTTCGGAGTATGATTCATTTCCAGTATCTTCAAGTAACGACACTATTGCGAATTGTTTGCAAAATGTTCGAGACAAAGCGGATATATTTATTTTAATAGTAGGCAGCCGTTATGGGTATCAAACAGAAAATGGACAATCAATAACGAACCTAGAATATCTAGAAGCAAAGAAAAAAGGTATTCCGGTTTATGTCTTTATAAACAGTGATGTGATGAATATACTCCCGATTTGGAAAAACAGCCCTGAGGCTGATTTCTCTTCACACGTTGAAAATAAAAAAGTATTAGAGTTTGTGGAGCAACTTACTCATTTTAGCTCGAATTGGGTCTATAAGTTCGATAGTGCCAAAGAAATAAAGTCAGCTTTAACTCAACAGATTCCTTACCTTTTCATGGACGCTTTAGTTGCAAGAACAAAGTTAACTAAAAATAACCTCATTTTACCTCAAAATAAATATTCCGTTGAAGCCGCCAATATAATTTTGGATAAACCAGACTTCTGGGAATATAAGCTTTTTGTAGAGCTTTTAAATTCATATATGCAAGATCTTGCTGATAAAAGGTTCGATTTAAAGTATGGGATTTCATTTAATAATAATGTTGTGATTGATGACGTGTCTGAAGTGATGGACTGGATAGGAAATCAAACGGATGAGTTAATAAACTTAATTGGTATTTCTACAATCCTTATTAATGAGGCAGCAGCAAATGCTTTTGGTGAGCCAGGTGTAGCTGGAGAGCATGATAAAATACAGCATGTTTGTCAGCGTTTCATCGAAGTTTATAGTAGACTGATTGACTGGAAGTTAGCTTTTTTAACTTTAAAAGTTGAAGAAGAATTTGATCAAATTCTTAAAATGGCCTCGTGCTTCGCGGATGGTCCACTTTCCGAAATTGAAGATTATTGTTCACGTACTTATAAGTATTTGTATGAAGCCATAAATGAAGTTAGTTTAGGTAATAAATCTGTTAAATTAGATTTTTCTTTTACATTTGAGTCTCCTGAAATGTCAGGTTATAAAAAGGAATTTGATAGGTTAAATCATAAATATTTCTAG
- a CDS encoding histidine kinase dimerization/phospho-acceptor domain-containing protein, which yields MSLRLRLTILVAAVFIGFWLLASIWMVTGLSHKLDASFDKRLESTAIMLSNILAHVPQSAMSASLPAIMEANEVGTAKGLTCQISSLHGSIIATSNSSTFPNSTAVESGFNYIQAESTSWRTFTLITSQHKITIADKVSERDSLYYDLLKSILIPPALAILITLGLLWFAIGKGIKPIMLLTSALEKRGSEDLAPIQIQQPLKELQPLINSQNALMARLAKVISREKQFTSNAAHELRTPLAGILAQAQLAELTTGDKQQRALLQVSKSTKRLNSILDNLLLLANIEASTQVHTDESWSVELLIKNMINETSQGSERIAYSLQGKELISFIPSAMIAIVCRNLIDNALKYSPPETPILMAINATESLLNINVSNTANVTATDIAKMTTRFWRSGSAGGAGLGLSIVETIAINYKGSITLTNGDNTFVARFSIPLTAIKIA from the coding sequence ATGAGCTTGCGCCTTCGCCTAACAATATTAGTGGCAGCCGTATTTATTGGTTTTTGGCTATTAGCCAGTATTTGGATGGTGACGGGTCTTAGCCATAAATTAGACGCCAGCTTTGATAAACGCCTAGAATCTACCGCTATAATGCTAAGCAATATATTAGCGCATGTACCACAAAGTGCTATGTCAGCGTCTTTACCAGCAATAATGGAAGCCAATGAAGTCGGTACTGCGAAGGGATTAACCTGTCAAATAAGTTCTTTGCACGGCAGTATTATAGCAACAAGCAATAGCAGCACTTTTCCCAATAGCACAGCAGTTGAATCTGGGTTCAATTATATTCAAGCTGAAAGTACATCGTGGCGTACGTTCACTTTAATCACCAGCCAACATAAAATAACCATTGCAGATAAGGTTTCTGAGCGTGATTCTTTATATTATGATCTGCTTAAAAGTATTCTTATTCCGCCTGCATTAGCGATTTTGATTACGCTAGGTTTATTATGGTTTGCTATTGGTAAGGGTATAAAACCGATAATGCTACTAACTTCTGCACTCGAAAAACGCGGTAGTGAAGACCTTGCTCCCATTCAAATACAGCAACCATTAAAAGAGCTGCAACCACTGATCAACAGCCAAAATGCACTAATGGCACGATTAGCTAAAGTTATATCAAGAGAGAAACAATTTACCAGCAATGCTGCACATGAGCTGAGAACACCGTTAGCCGGCATATTGGCTCAAGCCCAACTTGCTGAACTTACAACCGGAGACAAGCAACAACGAGCTTTATTGCAGGTAAGTAAAAGCACAAAGCGTTTAAATTCTATATTAGACAATTTACTTTTACTGGCAAATATTGAAGCAAGCACTCAAGTTCATACTGACGAAAGTTGGTCTGTTGAATTACTCATTAAAAACATGATAAATGAAACATCTCAAGGCAGTGAACGTATAGCTTATTCACTGCAAGGAAAAGAGCTCATATCTTTTATTCCATCGGCTATGATCGCTATTGTTTGCCGTAACCTAATCGATAATGCTTTAAAATACAGTCCTCCAGAAACACCTATTTTAATGGCTATTAACGCTACAGAAAGCCTTTTAAATATTAATGTCAGCAACACGGCCAATGTTACCGCCACAGACATTGCCAAAATGACCACGCGTTTTTGGCGTAGCGGTTCAGCAGGGGGGGCCGGCCTTGGTTTGTCTATTGTAGAAACCATAGCGATAAACTATAAAGGCTCAATTACACTAACAAATGGTGACAATACTTTTGTAGCTCGGTTCTCCATACCTTTGACAGCAATTAAAATAGCTTAA
- a CDS encoding response regulator transcription factor, which yields MYILLVEDDAVIADAISIFLSGEGMAVEHVASISHAKNILNKSNFDLCILDLNLPDGNGITWLTWLRKNQHSLPVLILTASNSIDDKLTGLKNGADDYLVKPFDLRELLARLYSIKRRTTDRLTNTISHGLLTYHLEQHKLLINDKHIPLSRNEDLLLKMFLNNPQRILSESQLKDVLYGTCDDVASNALNVHIFNLRKKIGTKGIETIRGFGFRLGSIEVTEQ from the coding sequence ATGTATATTTTATTAGTTGAAGATGATGCTGTTATTGCTGATGCTATTAGCATTTTTTTATCGGGTGAAGGTATGGCTGTGGAGCATGTTGCTTCAATAAGTCATGCAAAAAACATCTTGAATAAAAGCAACTTCGATCTCTGTATTCTTGATCTAAATTTACCGGATGGAAATGGTATAACGTGGCTGACATGGCTGCGAAAAAATCAACACTCGTTGCCGGTACTAATACTCACAGCGAGTAATTCAATTGACGACAAACTAACAGGATTAAAGAATGGCGCTGATGATTATTTGGTTAAGCCATTTGACTTAAGAGAGTTGTTAGCGCGTTTGTACAGTATAAAGCGACGCACAACTGACAGGCTAACAAACACCATTTCACATGGCTTGCTGACTTATCATTTAGAACAACACAAACTATTAATTAATGACAAACATATTCCCTTATCTCGTAACGAAGATTTACTTTTAAAAATGTTTCTTAACAATCCACAACGTATTTTATCTGAAAGCCAATTAAAAGATGTTTTATACGGTACATGTGACGACGTAGCCAGTAACGCCCTGAATGTACATATATTTAATTTACGTAAAAAAATAGGAACTAAAGGTATTGAAACTATTCGGGGTTTTGGATTTCGACTGGGCTCAATTGAAGTAACTGAACAATGA
- a CDS encoding TlpA disulfide reductase family protein: MLSIAVGPIVLSISQLITLVGLFMFWGITYLQTRNNAQQKQFLDNIFTAIIIGFLTARLTFIIAMWQSYQENWWQLVNISDGGFIPSTGWGAGALVLMFYARRNKLFIKAYFTSALITFFCLIIPTFFAVIYQAAVELPSSPLRNIEGHEVDLRRYKGTPVVINFWASWCPPCRREMPVLEAAQKHNPELVFVFVNQGESLLSVKSFIDSTALDLKNVFIDPTSNVSRETGAAGLPTTLFYNEKGQLVTSHMGELSQASLRYYLNQINSVVPLKKG; encoded by the coding sequence ATGCTAAGTATTGCTGTAGGGCCGATAGTTCTCTCAATTTCACAATTAATCACTCTGGTAGGGTTATTTATGTTTTGGGGAATAACTTATCTTCAAACACGTAACAATGCACAACAGAAACAGTTTTTAGACAATATATTTACAGCCATTATTATCGGTTTTTTAACCGCACGATTGACCTTTATAATCGCTATGTGGCAAAGCTACCAAGAGAATTGGTGGCAATTAGTAAATATAAGTGATGGTGGTTTTATACCTAGCACAGGTTGGGGAGCTGGTGCCTTGGTACTGATGTTTTATGCTAGACGCAATAAATTGTTCATTAAAGCTTATTTTACATCGGCATTAATTACTTTTTTCTGTTTAATTATCCCTACTTTTTTTGCTGTTATTTATCAAGCAGCAGTCGAACTGCCCAGCTCACCTTTACGCAATATTGAAGGCCATGAAGTCGATTTAAGACGTTATAAGGGCACGCCTGTTGTTATCAATTTCTGGGCGTCTTGGTGCCCACCTTGTCGTAGAGAAATGCCGGTATTAGAAGCCGCTCAAAAACATAACCCTGAGCTTGTTTTTGTCTTTGTGAATCAAGGTGAAAGTCTGCTTAGTGTTAAAAGTTTTATTGATTCAACAGCGTTGGATTTAAAAAATGTTTTCATCGACCCCACTAGCAACGTTAGCCGAGAAACTGGCGCTGCAGGTCTACCAACCACATTATTTTATAATGAAAAAGGACAATTAGTGACTAGCCATATGGGCGAATTATCTCAAGCTAGCTTGCGCTATTACCTTAATCAAATTAATTCCGTCGTACCTTTAAAAAAAGGATAA
- the dsbG gene encoding thiol:disulfide interchange protein DsbG, whose translation MKISIYFTFLLPLNIIAAETVNYPAPLTLFTQQGGEVVSSFKAPANMTGYIANFQNETITLYVTGDEKYLFTGPLMDAEGNSVGEEKLNAYVNGPKAVKNWQALENSHWVRDGSASAKRIVYTFTDPNCPYCKQLWHKARPWVDSGKVQIRHILVGILKADSLGKAAAILSADNPEEQLKKLAGSGLFQSIKPIENPEKKIRDKLINNYKTMLSLGARATPATFYLNANGEFNKQIGLPPESILADIFTPNDGK comes from the coding sequence ATGAAGATTTCAATTTATTTTACATTTCTGCTGCCGTTAAATATTATTGCTGCAGAAACAGTTAACTACCCTGCCCCCTTAACGTTATTCACTCAGCAAGGTGGTGAAGTGGTCAGTTCTTTTAAAGCGCCGGCAAATATGACTGGCTATATCGCTAACTTTCAAAATGAGACTATTACTTTATATGTCACTGGAGACGAAAAGTACTTATTTACCGGCCCATTAATGGATGCTGAAGGTAATTCTGTAGGTGAAGAAAAGCTAAATGCCTATGTTAATGGTCCAAAGGCAGTTAAGAATTGGCAAGCCCTTGAAAACAGTCATTGGGTAAGAGATGGCTCTGCGTCAGCCAAGCGTATTGTTTACACTTTTACGGATCCTAATTGTCCTTATTGTAAACAGTTATGGCATAAAGCACGGCCTTGGGTTGACTCAGGAAAAGTGCAAATTCGTCATATTTTAGTCGGTATTTTAAAAGCAGATAGCCTAGGCAAAGCCGCCGCCATATTAAGCGCTGATAATCCTGAAGAACAATTGAAGAAATTAGCTGGCTCAGGATTATTTCAGTCTATAAAACCAATAGAAAATCCAGAAAAAAAGATCCGTGACAAGCTAATTAACAACTATAAAACCATGCTGTCTTTAGGTGCCCGCGCGACTCCAGCTACTTTTTATCTAAATGCAAACGGAGAATTTAATAAACAAATTGGCTTGCCTCCTGAGTCAATATTAGCCGATATTTTTACCCCAAATGACGGTAAGTAG
- a CDS encoding efflux RND transporter permease subunit, with product MWLVKLALRQRYTVGVLVILLLLFGIRSLQKTSTDILPSIDIPYVNVLWQYPGLSASEMASKISSFSEIAIMNNVDDVRRVQSENGNGYSLIQVSFHPRAKLAVALSQITSVSQTILKRLPNGMTPPLIVNYTTSSVPILQLAVSSQTMTQSQLYDYARLTLRRQLQSIPGLRLSLPFGGAPRQLMIDIDPDRLQVHGLTAKEVAMAISQQNITLPAGILREGKVAFTVSTNGSPEGVAEFKAIPIKNSEHGLIQLQDVATVRDGGAVATSLARVDGQAGVIVSILKLGNSSTVDIINEINRRLPNIKNGAPKGLTLTPIFNQSKFVVASRNAVLIEAVIVALLVALVVLIFIGSVRSTAIVLTSIPLALLASLTGLTLFGHTLNLMTLGGLGLAIGILVDNALVEIENINRNLDCGKSIRQAVIDSAKQVVFPELVSTMSICIVLMPIFLLSGTSAYIFEPLALAVLLAMIASFILSRTLVPILAFLLLKNERENVNRNSLVHKVHINVENKLDRIIAVHLLNLKRLLRCRILVLTGVSIVASIIFASTFMMLGKDYFPKSDAGGIRLHLRVENGVRLDEAAKQFANVHQLIRTIIPANEIQAIVENIGPPDAINRTWISSMISTSSEGEILVQLTPDHAPTDLYIRKIRSQLALQFPDYQVLFRPADIISQTLNGTASSAIEVKITGRDIKGNLQAATKLMSQLKNVEGVADIIIDQVTAWPDINLNIDRILAKKLGVNMTDISQTLLVSLSSSANLFPNTWANNGISYIVAAQVPPYRLDSLNTLLNTPVKATNSAQGTVLLKSLVSVEKRARPALIKRQMLAPTISILINIDQRDLGSVYTDIANNVASTKATLKAGNKITIEGQAQDMLLAYSDLAKGMAMAAILVFLLMVINFQSWALPLVALSAMPMAITGSLLALFLSNTPLSVSAFMGMIMVMGVTTANSVLVVSFARAEMLAGKLAKNSALSAIKTRFRPVIMTAIAMLVGMIPMALALGEGAEQNAPLARAVIGGLIFGTPATLTLVPLILSFRTKPMFQDLEEN from the coding sequence ATGTGGTTAGTTAAGCTCGCGCTTCGTCAACGTTATACGGTTGGCGTATTGGTTATATTATTGTTGCTTTTTGGCATTAGGTCTTTACAAAAAACATCTACTGACATTTTACCTTCAATTGATATTCCCTATGTCAACGTATTGTGGCAATACCCAGGTCTTAGTGCCTCTGAAATGGCGTCAAAAATTTCATCATTTAGTGAAATTGCCATCATGAATAATGTTGACGATGTAAGGCGTGTTCAATCTGAAAATGGTAATGGCTACTCGCTCATCCAAGTCAGTTTTCACCCCAGAGCAAAGTTAGCTGTGGCACTATCGCAAATTACCAGTGTCTCGCAAACCATACTAAAGCGGCTACCAAACGGAATGACTCCACCGTTAATAGTAAATTATACGACGTCAAGCGTACCTATACTTCAACTCGCCGTTTCTTCTCAAACAATGACTCAGTCACAGCTGTATGATTACGCTCGACTAACACTAAGACGACAATTGCAGTCAATACCGGGCTTACGATTGAGCCTACCTTTTGGTGGTGCCCCTAGACAACTAATGATAGATATCGATCCCGATAGATTACAGGTGCATGGACTAACAGCAAAAGAAGTAGCTATGGCTATTTCGCAACAAAACATTACGTTACCTGCTGGTATTTTACGTGAAGGAAAAGTGGCATTTACCGTTTCAACTAATGGCAGTCCGGAAGGTGTAGCTGAGTTTAAAGCTATCCCCATTAAAAATAGCGAACATGGTCTAATTCAACTTCAAGATGTTGCAACGGTTCGTGATGGTGGCGCGGTTGCAACGAGTTTAGCTCGTGTAGATGGGCAAGCAGGCGTTATTGTTTCTATTTTAAAACTAGGAAACTCTTCTACCGTTGATATTATTAATGAAATCAACCGTCGTTTACCAAACATAAAAAACGGTGCACCTAAAGGCTTAACCTTAACGCCTATATTTAACCAATCTAAATTTGTTGTGGCTTCTAGAAATGCAGTGTTAATTGAAGCGGTAATAGTCGCTCTATTAGTTGCTCTCGTCGTTTTAATTTTTATTGGCAGTGTTCGCAGCACAGCCATTGTGCTTACTTCTATTCCTTTAGCCCTTTTGGCTTCTCTTACAGGGTTAACGCTTTTTGGCCACACATTAAACCTCATGACACTAGGAGGGCTAGGGTTAGCAATCGGTATATTAGTTGATAATGCCTTGGTTGAAATTGAGAATATTAACCGTAACTTAGACTGCGGCAAATCGATTCGACAAGCCGTAATAGATAGTGCCAAGCAGGTGGTATTTCCTGAGCTTGTTTCAACGATGAGCATATGTATCGTTTTAATGCCTATATTCTTGTTAAGTGGTACAAGCGCATACATTTTTGAGCCTTTAGCCTTAGCGGTTCTGCTCGCTATGATTGCATCATTTATACTCTCAAGAACATTGGTGCCCATACTCGCATTTTTATTACTGAAGAATGAACGTGAAAATGTTAATCGAAATTCGTTAGTGCATAAAGTCCACATTAACGTTGAAAACAAATTAGACCGTATTATTGCGGTGCATCTATTAAACTTAAAGCGACTATTGAGATGCCGCATCTTAGTACTCACTGGAGTGAGTATCGTGGCAAGTATCATATTTGCCTCTACGTTTATGATGCTAGGAAAAGACTACTTTCCTAAATCTGACGCGGGCGGAATTCGATTACACCTTAGAGTTGAAAATGGTGTGCGACTAGATGAAGCTGCAAAACAGTTCGCGAATGTTCATCAATTAATTAGAACGATAATCCCTGCAAACGAAATTCAGGCCATTGTTGAGAATATTGGGCCACCAGATGCTATAAACCGAACTTGGATTAGCTCTATGATTAGCACGTCTTCTGAAGGCGAGATATTAGTACAGTTAACCCCTGATCATGCACCAACTGACCTTTATATTCGAAAAATCAGATCTCAGTTAGCGTTACAATTCCCTGACTACCAAGTGCTCTTTCGTCCTGCTGATATTATTTCCCAAACTCTTAATGGCACGGCTAGTTCTGCCATTGAAGTAAAGATTACGGGCCGAGACATAAAAGGAAATTTACAGGCCGCAACAAAACTAATGAGCCAGTTAAAAAATGTTGAAGGTGTTGCTGATATTATCATTGATCAAGTTACGGCCTGGCCTGATATCAATCTCAATATTGATAGAATACTTGCAAAAAAACTAGGTGTGAATATGACTGACATCAGTCAAACCTTATTAGTGAGTTTAAGCTCTAGTGCAAATTTATTCCCCAACACATGGGCAAATAATGGCATCAGTTATATTGTTGCGGCTCAAGTTCCGCCCTATCGTTTAGACTCGTTAAACACCTTGTTAAATACACCAGTTAAGGCCACTAATTCAGCTCAGGGAACCGTATTATTAAAAAGTCTAGTGAGTGTAGAAAAACGCGCTCGACCAGCGTTAATTAAACGTCAAATGTTAGCCCCCACCATCAGTATATTGATCAACATTGATCAACGTGATTTGGGTTCGGTTTATACCGACATCGCAAACAACGTTGCGTCGACAAAGGCTACTCTTAAAGCTGGAAATAAAATCACCATTGAAGGACAAGCACAAGACATGCTACTAGCCTACAGTGACTTAGCTAAGGGTATGGCGATGGCTGCAATTTTAGTATTTCTCCTGATGGTAATAAATTTCCAATCTTGGGCCTTGCCACTTGTGGCTTTAAGCGCAATGCCTATGGCCATTACTGGCTCTCTGCTTGCTCTATTCCTGTCAAATACGCCGTTAAGTGTCTCCGCATTTATGGGCATGATTATGGTAATGGGAGTAACCACGGCAAATAGTGTTTTAGTTGTCAGCTTTGCCAGAGCTGAAATGCTTGCGGGAAAACTAGCAAAAAACTCAGCATTATCTGCGATAAAGACCAGGTTTAGACCCGTAATTATGACAGCTATAGCTATGTTGGTTGGCATGATCCCCATGGCATTAGCATTGGGAGAAGGAGCAGAGCAAAACGCTCCTCTTGCAAGAGCTGTTATTGGAGGCTTAATTTTTGGCACACCAGCAACTTTGACATTAGTACCACTAATACTGAGCTTTCGAACTAAGCCAATGTTTCAAGATCTCGAGGAAAACTAA
- a CDS encoding efflux RND transporter periplasmic adaptor subunit translates to MTECKIKSSTQAKIQCTALHKVQHNIVLIGLLLLTPTLTVQAETNSQSSYQTAKLTKVLDQKTVSLPTVSQAKQTTKLYSRASGYIKEQYVEIGSAVSKGDVLAVIDAPEIKLQEQQILADIEFGKAEHELNRLTLKRAKQLIKDNLISKAELDRLTIQTEKSKAKISSLFAQKEQNQFQQSLLIITAPIAGYITDKNIEIGDMINGGSNPLNNYLYKLQNINDLKLITYVPQNEVSKISIGDTINATFTGYEEIFVSATITRMAHAINVATGTMKVEAEFDNSKHNLPTGLNGSINFTIKNTKLERPRWNAPLAALTYYQGGPAIATVSENNILFQKIEIVSQSTDSFIFVSPNPIYKTVILNPNALLNHISH, encoded by the coding sequence ATGACAGAATGTAAAATAAAAAGTAGTACTCAAGCTAAAATCCAATGTACTGCATTGCATAAAGTTCAGCATAACATTGTACTTATTGGCTTACTTTTATTAACGCCAACATTGACTGTGCAAGCAGAAACGAATTCCCAATCAAGTTATCAAACCGCTAAGCTAACAAAAGTTTTAGATCAAAAAACGGTGAGTTTGCCAACTGTTTCTCAGGCTAAACAAACGACAAAGTTATATTCTAGAGCCAGTGGTTATATCAAAGAACAATATGTAGAAATTGGTAGTGCTGTCAGTAAAGGCGATGTACTTGCAGTAATTGACGCTCCTGAGATTAAACTGCAAGAGCAACAAATACTGGCTGACATTGAGTTTGGCAAAGCCGAGCATGAATTAAATCGATTAACGTTGAAACGAGCCAAGCAGTTAATAAAAGATAACTTAATTAGCAAAGCTGAATTAGATAGGCTGACCATTCAAACAGAAAAATCAAAGGCTAAAATATCGAGTTTGTTCGCACAAAAAGAACAAAACCAATTTCAACAATCATTACTCATTATAACGGCACCAATTGCTGGATACATTACCGATAAAAATATTGAGATAGGCGACATGATCAATGGAGGTAGCAACCCATTAAATAACTATCTTTATAAACTACAAAATATCAACGATTTGAAGTTGATTACATACGTACCACAAAACGAAGTTAGTAAAATATCAATTGGGGATACTATCAATGCCACGTTTACAGGGTATGAGGAGATATTTGTATCTGCGACCATTACTCGCATGGCGCACGCTATAAATGTGGCAACTGGAACAATGAAAGTTGAAGCGGAGTTTGATAATAGTAAACATAATCTACCAACCGGTCTTAACGGGAGTATCAACTTTACAATCAAAAACACTAAACTTGAGCGGCCAAGATGGAATGCGCCTTTAGCAGCACTTACCTATTATCAAGGAGGACCTGCGATTGCGACCGTTAGCGAGAATAATATTCTATTTCAAAAAATCGAGATAGTTTCACAATCAACCGACAGCTTTATATTTGTCAGTCCAAATCCAATTTACAAAACAGTTATACTGAACCCTAATGCTTTATTGAATCATATAAGTCATTAG
- a CDS encoding DUF6488 family protein, with amino-acid sequence MKKLITALFITLMLSTSSAFAHSDHGKISPNAAIEIATKTTKQLTFKDLGFKVGKLGDNWKNLTTENFKLHATEANRYVVSANNVSENKTIYFLMTMSGDVLKVNSEAKF; translated from the coding sequence ATGAAAAAACTAATTACAGCCCTATTTATTACATTAATGCTTAGCACAAGCTCAGCATTTGCACATTCTGACCATGGAAAAATAAGCCCCAATGCAGCGATAGAAATTGCAACAAAAACCACTAAACAACTTACTTTCAAAGACTTGGGCTTTAAAGTTGGAAAATTAGGTGATAATTGGAAGAATTTGACTACAGAAAATTTCAAACTTCATGCAACAGAAGCTAACCGCTATGTTGTTAGTGCGAACAATGTGTCAGAAAATAAAACAATTTATTTCCTGATGACCATGTCTGGTGATGTATTAAAGGTTAACTCTGAAGCTAAATTCTAA
- a CDS encoding HupE/UreJ family protein, with protein sequence MFNNYQRYGLLSLIALMALWLPIEAFAHGVDDSTRAFLQQNTGVQIIPFLYIGAKHMVTGYDHLLFLVGVLFFLYRSRDVLLYVSMFTLGHSITLLFGVISDIQVNAYLIDAIIGLSVVYKGFDNLGGFNRLFGKSPNAKLAVLIFGLFHGFGLATKLQEFQIPDDGLITNLIAFNVGVELGQFTALAFILLIINFWRTHSSFTRFAKNTNCLLMSAGFMLVGLQLTGYFIN encoded by the coding sequence ATGTTTAATAATTATCAGCGATATGGCTTATTAAGCCTTATCGCTCTTATGGCGCTATGGCTACCAATAGAAGCATTTGCTCATGGTGTAGACGATAGTACACGTGCATTTTTACAACAAAATACGGGTGTGCAGATAATTCCATTTTTATACATCGGTGCTAAGCACATGGTGACAGGGTACGACCATTTATTATTCCTTGTCGGTGTGTTGTTCTTTTTATATAGAAGCAGAGATGTTTTGCTGTATGTCAGCATGTTTACGCTAGGCCATAGCATAACCTTGTTGTTCGGTGTGATCAGCGATATTCAAGTTAACGCTTACTTAATTGATGCCATTATCGGTCTGTCTGTTGTCTATAAAGGCTTTGATAACTTAGGAGGATTTAATCGGCTTTTTGGCAAATCACCTAATGCTAAATTAGCGGTATTAATTTTCGGCCTTTTTCATGGTTTCGGATTGGCAACTAAGCTGCAAGAGTTTCAAATTCCCGATGACGGTTTAATTACCAACTTAATCGCCTTTAATGTTGGGGTTGAATTAGGGCAATTTACCGCCTTGGCTTTTATATTATTAATTATTAATTTTTGGCGTACGCATAGCAGCTTTACTCGCTTTGCGAAAAATACGAACTGCTTGTTAATGAGCGCTGGGTTTATGTTGGTCGGTTTACAACTTACGGGCTATTTCATTAACTAA